In bacterium, the following proteins share a genomic window:
- a CDS encoding sigma-54-dependent Fis family transcriptional regulator: MMSKSVTLITQNDTMRSILANLDKTVASDSSILLIGETGVGKELVAEYIHRTSSRSMQPFVKIGLSALPAELLESELFGHEKGAFTSASTEKKGLFELADTGSIFLDDIDDFPLHLQSKLLRVLESRELMKIGGHTSIPIDVRLITASKIDLKELVERGLFRADLFYRINVVPVTIPPLRDRREDVPLLIEHYLQRFAPDKTITVSPDAMRALIQYHWPGNVRELRNTIQRMSLFVTKEIGIQDLPKEIREENPIDYLLKACNRCFVDGNMTFDQITACLESNLIRQAVRQADGNRSIAAKALGMSLSTFRDKMKKYDIEIDAS; encoded by the coding sequence ATGATGAGTAAATCCGTCACATTGATCACGCAAAATGATACGATGCGTTCGATCTTGGCGAACCTCGATAAGACGGTGGCGTCCGACAGTTCTATTCTGCTGATCGGAGAAACCGGTGTGGGAAAAGAACTGGTTGCAGAATACATTCACCGCACGAGTTCGCGCAGTATGCAACCCTTTGTGAAGATCGGCTTGTCGGCGCTGCCGGCGGAACTTCTGGAGAGCGAACTCTTCGGGCATGAGAAAGGCGCCTTCACGAGCGCATCAACGGAGAAAAAAGGGTTATTTGAACTTGCCGATACCGGAAGTATTTTCCTCGACGACATTGACGATTTTCCGCTTCATCTTCAGTCCAAACTTCTGCGCGTCTTGGAGTCGCGTGAATTAATGAAGATCGGCGGACACACATCCATTCCTATTGATGTTCGCCTTATCACGGCATCCAAGATCGATCTGAAGGAACTGGTTGAACGCGGGCTGTTCCGCGCCGATCTTTTTTACCGGATCAACGTCGTTCCGGTGACCATTCCTCCGCTACGTGACCGGCGTGAAGACGTTCCGCTGTTGATCGAACATTATCTTCAGCGGTTCGCGCCCGATAAGACGATTACCGTCTCACCCGATGCCATGCGTGCGCTGATTCAATACCATTGGCCCGGCAATGTGCGGGAATTGCGGAACACGATTCAACGGATGTCACTCTTTGTTACCAAAGAAATCGGCATCCAGGACTTACCTAAAGAAATTCGTGAAGAAAATCCGATAGATTATTTGCTGAAAGCATGTAACCGTTGTTTTGTTGACGGGAACATGACGTTCGATCAGATCACCGCCTGCCTCGAATCCAACCTCATCCGCCAGGCAGTCCGCCAAGCCGACGGTAATCGTTCCATCGCCGCCAAAGCGCTCGGCATGAGCCTATCTACGTTTCGGGATAAAATGAAGAAATACGATATTGAAATAGACGCTTCCTGA
- the hypE gene encoding hydrogenase expression/formation protein HypE, which translates to MDIGSGLGCPIPISEYEKVLLAHGGGGTLSHQLIQKLFFSQFDSPLLHAEHDGAIFEAGGNRFAFSTDSYVVQPIFFPGGDIGDLAVNGTVNDLAMCGAKPLYMSAGFILEEGFPMEDLWKVVLSMKRAAEKAGVQIVTGDTKVVDKGKGDKIFINTSGIGIIDKGINISPLNAKIGDVILLNGRIADHGIAIMSAREGLTFETTVESDTAALNGLVEAMFSVTKNIHVLRDPTRGGIASAVNEIAVTANIGIHIEEDKISITEEVKGACEILGLDPLYIANEGKLLALIAQEDAEKVLNAMRAHPLGKDTRIIGKVVSEHPKNVVMKTSIGSLRIVDMLSGEQLPRIC; encoded by the coding sequence ATGGACATCGGCTCCGGCTTAGGCTGCCCCATTCCGATCAGCGAGTATGAAAAAGTATTGCTCGCGCACGGCGGCGGCGGAACCCTCTCTCATCAATTGATACAAAAATTGTTCTTTTCGCAGTTCGACAGCCCGTTATTGCATGCGGAACATGATGGCGCAATATTTGAGGCGGGCGGAAATCGTTTTGCTTTTTCAACGGATTCGTACGTAGTACAGCCGATATTCTTTCCGGGCGGCGATATCGGTGATCTTGCTGTCAACGGTACCGTCAATGACCTTGCCATGTGCGGCGCTAAGCCGCTTTATATGTCCGCAGGTTTTATTTTAGAAGAAGGTTTTCCAATGGAAGATCTTTGGAAGGTCGTGTTGTCCATGAAACGTGCTGCAGAAAAAGCCGGCGTTCAAATCGTAACCGGCGATACAAAAGTGGTGGATAAAGGCAAAGGCGATAAGATATTTATCAATACTTCCGGAATTGGGATTATTGATAAGGGAATAAATATTTCGCCGCTCAATGCGAAAATCGGCGACGTCATATTACTCAACGGCCGCATAGCCGATCATGGTATCGCCATCATGTCGGCGCGCGAAGGACTGACATTTGAAACAACGGTTGAAAGCGATACGGCGGCGCTCAACGGATTGGTCGAAGCGATGTTTAGTGTTACAAAGAACATCCACGTTCTCCGCGATCCTACGCGCGGCGGTATTGCCAGCGCGGTGAACGAAATTGCCGTGACCGCCAATATCGGTATTCATATTGAAGAAGATAAAATTTCTATCACCGAAGAGGTTAAAGGCGCCTGCGAGATTCTCGGCCTCGACCCGTTGTACATTGCCAACGAAGGAAAACTGCTGGCCTTAATCGCGCAGGAAGACGCGGAGAAAGTTCTGAACGCCATGCGCGCTCATCCGTTAGGAAAGGACACTCGGATCATCGGAAAAGTAGTTTCGGAACATCCAAAAAATGTAGTGATGAAAACGTCCATCGGCAGTCTGCGAATCGTTGATATGCTGTCGGGAGAACAGTTGCCGAGAATTTGCTGA
- the hypD gene encoding hydrogenase formation protein HypD — translation MRYIDEYRDAKAAKHFAELIKKTATQPWTIMEICGGQTHTILKYGIEDLLPDSITLVHGPGCPVCVTPLEMIDKAIAIASRDDVIFTSFGDMLRVPGSKNDLLSVKANGFQVKMLYSPLDAVLLAEKNPDKKVVFFAVGFETTAPPNAMAVAEAKRRNIKNFSILCSHVLVPPAIEALLSSPLTKIQGFLAAGHVCTVMGYDEYIPLAAKYKIPIVVTGFEPVDILHGVCLAVKQLEEKKHTVENQYSRVVQKEGNIPAKRLLSEIFDTVDRKWRGIGTIPKSGYQLKEAFAEFDAEKIFKVKNISQPESSICIAGEVLQGLKKPIACSAFGKECTPEHPLGAPMVSSEGACAAYFHYGKISKTG, via the coding sequence GTGCGCTATATTGACGAATACCGCGATGCCAAAGCCGCAAAACATTTTGCCGAACTGATCAAAAAAACAGCCACGCAACCATGGACGATCATGGAAATTTGCGGCGGGCAGACGCATACGATTCTAAAATACGGTATCGAAGATCTTCTGCCCGATTCGATCACGCTGGTTCACGGCCCCGGATGTCCGGTCTGCGTGACTCCGCTTGAAATGATTGACAAAGCAATCGCGATTGCTTCCCGTGACGACGTGATATTTACATCGTTTGGCGATATGCTCAGAGTTCCGGGATCCAAGAATGATCTGCTAAGCGTGAAAGCCAATGGCTTTCAGGTTAAAATGCTCTACTCCCCGCTCGACGCCGTTCTCCTTGCTGAAAAAAATCCGGATAAGAAAGTGGTGTTCTTCGCCGTCGGATTTGAGACTACTGCGCCGCCTAACGCGATGGCCGTTGCGGAAGCAAAACGCCGGAATATAAAAAACTTTTCGATCCTTTGTTCGCACGTGCTCGTTCCGCCCGCTATCGAAGCGCTTTTGTCCTCCCCTCTCACAAAAATTCAGGGATTTCTCGCAGCGGGCCATGTGTGTACGGTAATGGGTTATGATGAATATATTCCGCTCGCGGCAAAATACAAAATTCCGATCGTCGTTACCGGATTCGAACCGGTAGATATCTTGCATGGGGTATGCCTGGCAGTAAAGCAATTGGAAGAAAAAAAACATACAGTGGAAAATCAATACAGTCGCGTGGTTCAGAAAGAGGGTAATATTCCGGCGAAAAGACTTCTATCGGAAATATTCGATACTGTAGACCGGAAATGGCGCGGCATTGGAACTATCCCCAAAAGCGGCTATCAGCTAAAAGAAGCTTTCGCGGAGTTCGATGCAGAGAAGATTTTTAAAGTAAAAAACATCTCTCAACCCGAGTCCTCCATATGCATAGCAGGTGAGGTTTTGCAGGGATTAAAAAAACCAATTGCTTGTTCCGCGTTCGGAAAAGAATGTACACCGGAACATCCGCTCGGCGCGCCAATGGTATCGTCCGAGGGCGCCTGCGCGGCATATTTCCATTATGGGAAGATCAGTAAAACAGGTTAG
- a CDS encoding HypC/HybG/HupF family hydrogenase formation chaperone, which yields MCLAVPGKIISIDDSAALRMAKVNFGGVGKDVCLEWLPEAKIGDYVLVHVGFALSKIDEKEAEETLRMLTEMGELIEEEEERKKFNAETAIKT from the coding sequence ATGTGTCTTGCCGTTCCCGGAAAAATAATTTCCATCGACGATTCGGCCGCGCTTCGTATGGCCAAAGTTAATTTCGGCGGCGTCGGTAAAGACGTGTGCCTCGAATGGCTGCCCGAGGCAAAGATCGGCGATTATGTTCTTGTGCACGTAGGTTTTGCTCTAAGTAAAATTGACGAAAAAGAAGCGGAAGAAACTTTGCGCATGCTGACGGAAATGGGAGAACTAATCGAGGAAGAGGAGGAACGGAAGAAATTTAATGCCGAAACCGCCATTAAAACGTAA
- the hypF gene encoding carbamoyltransferase HypF, with amino-acid sequence MKTRIHITIRGAVQGVGFRPFIYKLAHEVGLPGFVLNSPTGVLIEAEGEKEILDRFVLQIQFKKPPHAIIYSMEFSFLDPAGYIDFQIRESDSNGKKSAFIMPDLAVCDECLTEMFDLKNRRYLYPFINCTHCGPRFSIIESLPYDRPNTSMKQFKMCESCKNEYDNPLDRRFHAQPIACPDCGPHIEVWDKDRNMLAGLDTAIQFIVDAIKNGRIVAMKGLGGYQLICRADDDKVIGRLRERKKREEKPFAVMFPTMKSIQQHCEISNFEERLLHSAESPIVLVRRKENVRRSKVSLSVAPENPYLGAMLPYTPLHHILLRQLKLPVVATSGNVSEEPMATAEDEAVNRLHEIADFFLVHDRPIVRHVDDSIVRVVMGREMIMRRARGYAPLPITINHMESIEGPSVMAVGGHLKNTIAISIDKNIFTSQHIGDLSTQEAYTTFFKVGQDFRQLYNVKPKTIACDKHPEYLSSKFAETLAEYPIQVQHHEAHIAACRLENQIEGQALGVSWDGTGYGHDGTIWGGEFFISNDDGFKHVAQLRQFRLPGGEKAVKEPRRCAVGILYEMFGEQLFTDHQGLLSNFKSEEAIVIHQMLSKKINSPITSSAGRLFDAVASLIGLRQHTNYEGQSAMMLEFAADSAITGIFDFELRRTERVILDWQPMIEAILIELRRKVPASILAAKFHNTLAEMIVAVAKETGDQKVILSGGCFQNAVLLEKTVQRLKADGFKVYWHQRIPTNDGGIAVGQVAIAIQSVHRKSKTEMEHSLV; translated from the coding sequence GTGAAAACACGTATTCACATAACGATCCGGGGAGCAGTTCAGGGCGTGGGTTTTCGCCCTTTTATTTATAAACTTGCGCATGAAGTAGGTTTGCCGGGTTTTGTGCTCAATTCACCAACCGGCGTGTTAATTGAAGCAGAAGGTGAAAAAGAAATATTAGACCGTTTCGTACTACAAATTCAATTCAAAAAGCCGCCTCATGCGATTATCTATAGTATGGAATTTTCATTTCTTGATCCGGCAGGATATATCGATTTTCAGATTCGCGAAAGCGATTCAAACGGGAAAAAATCGGCGTTTATCATGCCTGACCTGGCCGTTTGTGATGAATGCCTCACGGAAATGTTTGATTTGAAAAACCGCCGGTATCTTTATCCATTTATCAATTGCACGCACTGCGGGCCTCGGTTTTCGATTATAGAATCGTTGCCGTATGACCGTCCGAATACATCTATGAAACAATTTAAAATGTGTGAATCATGTAAGAATGAATACGATAATCCGTTAGACCGACGCTTTCATGCCCAGCCGATCGCTTGTCCGGATTGCGGGCCGCATATAGAAGTTTGGGACAAAGATCGGAATATGCTGGCCGGCCTTGACACCGCGATACAATTTATAGTAGACGCCATAAAAAACGGCCGGATCGTTGCCATGAAAGGCCTGGGAGGCTATCAACTGATCTGCCGCGCGGACGATGATAAGGTCATCGGCCGTTTACGCGAACGAAAAAAACGCGAGGAAAAACCGTTCGCGGTCATGTTTCCCACTATGAAATCTATTCAACAACACTGTGAGATTTCGAACTTCGAGGAACGATTGTTACATTCCGCCGAATCGCCAATCGTATTAGTGCGGAGAAAAGAAAATGTCCGTCGCTCGAAAGTATCGCTTTCGGTTGCCCCGGAAAACCCTTATCTAGGCGCGATGCTTCCCTATACACCGTTGCATCATATTCTTCTGCGCCAATTGAAACTCCCGGTCGTCGCAACCAGCGGAAATGTATCAGAGGAACCGATGGCGACGGCCGAAGATGAAGCGGTAAATCGATTACATGAAATCGCAGATTTTTTCCTCGTTCATGACCGACCGATTGTTCGCCATGTGGATGATTCTATTGTTCGTGTTGTCATGGGCCGTGAAATGATCATGCGCCGCGCGCGCGGATATGCGCCGTTGCCGATAACAATTAATCACATGGAAAGCATCGAAGGCCCTTCCGTTATGGCTGTTGGCGGGCACTTAAAAAACACTATTGCCATTTCTATTGATAAAAATATTTTTACAAGTCAGCATATCGGCGATCTGTCAACGCAGGAAGCTTATACCACATTTTTCAAAGTGGGTCAGGATTTCCGGCAACTGTATAATGTTAAACCCAAAACCATCGCCTGTGATAAACATCCGGAATATCTGTCGAGTAAATTCGCAGAAACCTTGGCAGAATATCCCATCCAAGTACAGCATCATGAAGCGCATATAGCGGCGTGCCGTTTGGAAAATCAGATCGAAGGACAAGCGCTCGGCGTTTCCTGGGACGGTACGGGATACGGCCATGACGGAACGATCTGGGGCGGTGAATTTTTTATTTCAAATGACGACGGATTTAAACACGTTGCACAACTTCGGCAATTCCGATTGCCCGGCGGGGAAAAAGCGGTTAAAGAACCTCGACGCTGCGCGGTGGGAATTTTGTATGAAATGTTTGGCGAGCAACTTTTCACCGATCATCAGGGATTACTTAGTAATTTTAAATCTGAAGAAGCCATTGTTATTCATCAGATGTTGTCAAAGAAGATCAACTCGCCCATTACTTCGAGCGCAGGGCGCTTATTTGACGCCGTAGCGTCGCTCATCGGTTTACGCCAACATACAAATTATGAAGGACAGTCCGCCATGATGCTCGAATTCGCTGCAGATTCTGCGATTACAGGAATTTTTGATTTCGAACTCCGACGTACAGAACGCGTAATCCTCGATTGGCAGCCGATGATCGAAGCAATTTTGATTGAACTAAGACGAAAAGTTCCGGCCTCAATTCTAGCGGCAAAATTTCACAATACTTTGGCTGAAATGATCGTTGCCGTGGCAAAAGAGACCGGCGACCAAAAAGTCATCCTCAGCGGCGGTTGTTTTCAAAATGCCGTTCTGCTGGAAAAAACGGTTCAGCGCCTAAAAGCCGATGGATTCAAAGTCTACTGGCATCAGCGCATACCGACCAACGACGGAGGAATTGCAGTCGGGCAAGTTGCGATCGCTATTCAGAGCGTGCATAGAAAGTCAAAAACTGAAATGGAACATTCGTTGGTTTAG